One Littorina saxatilis isolate snail1 linkage group LG14, US_GU_Lsax_2.0, whole genome shotgun sequence genomic region harbors:
- the LOC138947417 gene encoding GLIPR1-like protein 1: protein MASAYITIATLTRALWVISFLLLTTGHSEETPRLRRALSVQSAGGHLAERVDTSEGRASNGRSEFLDSLLVKRSRERRSNDNKAVTRFSASERLAIVRLHEHYRQSVRPPASDMLTMSWDEQLETMANKFASKCAFEHNPDRDSQTSFKSVGENIYAHSSFYNESAAVDYWHSEEKNYNYNAHSCTGVCGHYTQVVWATSNKIGCGLRYCDPLAKVNFGKGYFIVCNYAPSGNLRGMRPYQQSTAIITSTKKPRDTDDTVPDNAGCSVRLSILLLVVTVYFPLS from the exons ATGGCTTCAGCATACATCACCATTGCAACGTTAACACGAGCTCTGTGGGTCATCTCTTTCTTGCTACTGACCACCGGTCATTCCGAGGAGACTCCCAGACTTCGCAGAGCCCTGTCTGTCCAGTCGGCTGGTGGCCATCTGGCGGAGAGAGTGGACACTTCAGAGGGCCGTGCTAGCAATGGTCGTTCTGAATTCCTGGATTCTCTGCTGGTAAAAAG GTCACGCGAGAGGAGGAGCAACGACAACAAAGCGGTCACCAGGTTCTCTGCAAGCGAGAGACTGGCCATTGTCCGGCTACATGAGCACTACAGGCAGTCAGTAAGGCCTCCTGCTTCTGACATGCTGACCATG agCTGGGACGAGCAACTTGAAACAATGGCGAACAAGTTTGCATCCAAGTGCGCCTTTGAGCATAACCCcgacagagacagtcagaccTCGTTCAAGTCTGTTGGAGAGAATATCTACGCGCACTCAA GTTTTTACAACGAAAGCGCTGCGGTGGACTACTGGCACAGTGAGGAGAAAAACTACAACTACAACGCTCACAGTTGTACTGGTGTATGTGGCCACTACAcacag GTGGTGTGGGCAACGTCAAACAAGATAGGGTGTGGACTACGCTACTGTGACCCTCTTGCGAAGGTTAACTTTGGCAAAGGCTATTTCATCGTGTGCAACTATGCCCCCTC cggGAACTTGCGTGGAATGAGACCATATCAGCAATCAACGGCGATAATCACGAGCACCAAGAAACCACGTGACACCGATGACACAGTTCCTGACAATGCGGGCTGTTCTGTTCGCCTTAGCATTCTTCTACTGGTTGTGACCGTTTATTTTCCCCTGAGTTGA